In Bradysia coprophila strain Holo2 unplaced genomic scaffold, BU_Bcop_v1 contig_358, whole genome shotgun sequence, one DNA window encodes the following:
- the LOC119081710 gene encoding microfibril-associated glycoprotein 4-like, whose product MNRNWIIVPLIASVASFVVGQSIRQFSCELKSDGVFEGKLEQGLLRLDQRPFAYFEDCEDALKKGFTLSGVFRIKPKASFRPFQVWCDMESEGGGWTVIQTRYDGLTDFFRNWKEYRNGFGSVEGEHWLGNNFIRQLTENNDYQLKIEVIGFQVNEYAYAKYTPFRIGSEDENYNLTVGNFTSFGQIKDSLTYHNGYMFSTKDKDNDSHASNCADIVKGAWWYRSCYHSNLNGMWMSKLRSLTTRGPQSTNNLSGIHFRNTFNVDFYSLKSVEMKVRRIPHA is encoded by the exons atgaatagaaATTGGATTATTGTACCACTTATAGCTAGCGTTGCTAGCTTCGTTGTCGGACAATCTATCAGACAATTTTCTTGTGAGCTCAAAAGTGACGGAGTATTCGAAGGGAAATTAGAGCAAGGTCTATTACGACTGGATCAGCGCCCGTTCGCTTATTTCGAAGATTGTGAAGATGCGCTCAAGAAGGGATTTACGCTGAGCGGTGTCTTTCGCATCAAACCCAAAGCTTCGTTTCGGCCGTTTCAAGTGTGGTGTGACATGGAATCGGAAGGTGGTGGGTGGACCGTCATTCAAACCAGATACGATGGATTGACCGACTTCTTCAGAAACTGGAAGGAATACCGGAATGGTTTCGGCAGTGTTGAGGGTGAACATTGGctcggaaacaattttattcgCCAATTGACGGAAAATAACGattatcaattgaaaattgaggTGATCGGTTTCCAAGTGAACGAATACGCATACGCTAAATACACACCGTTCCGCATTGGTTCGGAGGACGAAAACTATAATCTAACCGTTGGAAATTTTACTAGTTTTGGACAAATTAAGGATTCTCTTACGTATCATAATGGATACATGTTCTCAACGAAAGACAAAGATAACGATAGTCACGCATCAAATTGTGCTGATATCGTTAAAGGGGCTTGGTG GTATCGTTCGTGTTATCATTCTAACCTTAATGGAATGTGGATGAGTAAACTTCGTTCGCTTACAACTAGGGGACCTCAATCAACTAATAATCTGAGTGGCATACATTTTCGTAATACTTTTAACGTCGATTTTTACAGCTTAAAGAGCGTCGAAATGAAAGTGAGGAGGATTCCACATGCataa
- the LOC119081711 gene encoding uncharacterized protein LOC119081711: protein MVAATVATVGSVIVSQGAVVCSAAAEGAFIGWLTSTFGAGNATSVAGAIGTAASTGAITGALAGSGTAAESAIIGATVASTAATGVSATSIGLSGAVSGGVLGGPALWLVLGTEFNDGTAVQCLSYDCWKPLLRDTSTNPSNGMLLRDVLMDSRIKNVDVSYGTSEIYPLISLENVWGEKFRIEYVRLPWNEMAAHAVPL, encoded by the exons atggtTGCAGCGACTGTAGCAACTGTTGGATCCGTCATTGTTTCTCAAGGGGCTGTTGTTTGTTCTGCTGCAGCGGAGGGTGCTTTCATTGGTTGGTTAACATCAACCTTTGGTGCTGGAAACGCCACTTCCGTTGCTG GTGCAATCGGAACTGCTGCTTCAACCGGTGCAATAACTGGTGCACTTGCTGGGTCAGGCACCGCTGCTGAATCGGCTATAATTGGAGCAACTGTTGCCAGCACAGCAGCTACAG GTGTCTCAGCTACAAGCATAGGATTGTCTGGAGCAGTCTCTGGTGGCGTTCTAGGTGGACCGGCTTTATGGCTTgtcttgggaactgaattcaACGATGGAACAGCTGTACAGTGCCTATCCTACGACTGTTGGAAACCATTACTGCGCGACACGTCTACCAATCCTTCCAACGGCATGCTACTCCGCGATGTATTGATGGATTCAAGAATCAAGAACGTTGATGTATCGTACGGTACAAGTGAAATTTATCCTCTGATCAGTTTGGAAAACGTATGGGGTGAAAAATTTAGGATTGAGTACGTTCGTTTGCCCTGGAATGAAATGGCTGCACATGCTGTGCCATTGTAA